One segment of Primulina tabacum isolate GXHZ01 chromosome 14, ASM2559414v2, whole genome shotgun sequence DNA contains the following:
- the LOC142524165 gene encoding pentatricopeptide repeat-containing protein At1g02060, chloroplastic has product MNFRRKIFQFKLSYCTSVFPSNLTQVFRQPPPFSAFAVSAVVAPGKKSKKDEYHDSKPTKTKKARTMARLINAAAAWSARLESFLCTTTPLSQTTVLQTLRLVKTPSKALRFFNWAQGSGFTHTHHSYFIMLEILGRARNLNAARNFLISIPKKSNHVVQLTDKFFNSLIRSYGDAGLFQESLKVFKLMKSMGISPSAVTFNCLFLILLKSGRMRTVLDLYHEMLSTYGVNPDLYTFNILIRGFCRNSRIDEAFRIFKEIEKFDCTPDLLTYNTIVDGLCRDGKVNMARNVVDGMQKKGENLKPNVISYTTLIRGYCGKGEIGEAMDVFRKMVDLGIKPNEITYNTIIQGLCESQNFDMVKEILGKCDGGDVGLVPDTCTFNTVMNAHCNGGNLDEALRVFEKMTELNVKQDSATYSMLIRAVCKKGNFNMAEKLLDELFEKEILLCEDGCTPLAAAYNPIFRNLCANGKTKKAERVFRQLMKRGIQDPSAYKTLILGHCKEGTVEDGHKLLVLMLRRSFVPDAEIYESLIEGLLCRGQPNLAYDTLEKMSNGSHLPRTSTFHRVLMELFKKDSSHESACLIMLMLDKKIRPNINLSTDAIKVIFRSGAQKKAFQLVRSLYKNGYIVRIEELIVSLCKDRKFMEASELLMFSLENDQTVDIAICNTVLTGLCKGHRLSEAFNLYYELLEKGIEQPSSCIEELRIGLEAEGKLREAEFVAKRLLN; this is encoded by the coding sequence ATGAACTTCAGGAGGAAAATCTTCCAATTCAAGCTCTCGTACTGCACCTCTGTCTTCCCTTCAAATCTCACGCAAGTATTCCGCCAACCGCCTCCATTTTCCGCCTTCGCCGTCTCTGCTGTGGTCGCACCCGGTAAGAAATCAAAGAAAGATGAATATCATGATTCCAAGCCAACAAAAACAAAGAAAGCCCGAACCATGGCCAGGCTCATCAACGCTGCCGCCGCTTGGTCGGCCCGACTCGAGTCCTTCCTCTGCACCACCACCCCGCTCTCCCAAACAACCGTTCTCCAAACTCTCCGCCTTGTCAAAACCCCTTCCAAAGCCCTTCGGTTTTTCAATTGGGCGCAAGGTTCTGGCTTTACACACACCCATCACTCCTACTTCATCATGCTCGAAATTCTTGGCCGGGCTCGTAACCTCAATGCGGCCCGGAACTTCCTAATTTCTATACCCAAGAAATCCAACCATGTTGTACAGCTGACTGACAAGTTTTTCAACAGCTTGATTCGTAGTTATGGTGATGCTGGGCTTTTTCAAGAATCTTTAAAGGTATTTAAGCTAATGAAATCAATGGGCATTTCTCCTTCAGCTGTTACTTTTAATTGTCTGTTCTTGATTTTGCTCAAAAGTGGAAGGATGAGAACGGTTTTGGATCTATACCATGAAATGCTTAGCACATATGGAGTGAATCCGGATTTGTATACCTTCAATATCTTGATAAGAGGCTTTTGTAGGAACTCGAGGATTGATGAAGCATTTAGGATCTTTAAAGAGATAGAGAAATTTGATTGTACACCAGATTTGTTAACGTACAATACGATTGTTGATGGTTTGTGTAGAGATGGAAAGGTCAACATGGCACGTAATGTGGTTGATGGTATGCAAAAGAAAGGGGAGAATTTGAAGCCAAATGTTATTAGCTACACTACTTTGATTCGAGGGTATTGCGGAAAAGGAGAAATTGGCGAGGCTATGGATGTGTTCAGAAAAATGGTTGACCTTGGCATCAAGCCAAATGAAATCACTTATAATACTATTATTCAAGGGCTCTGTGAATCTCAGAACTTTGATATGGTAAAAGAGATTTTAGGGAAATGTGATGGAGGGGATGTGGGATTGGTGCCAGACACGTGTACTTTTAACACGGTGATGAATGCTCATTGCAATGGGGGGAATTTGGACGAGGCTCTGAGAGTTTTTGAGAAGATGACGGAGCTGAATGTTAAACAAGATTCAGCCACGTATAGTATGCTGATTAGGGCTGTGTGTAAAAAGGGAAATTTTAACATGGCAGAGAAGTTGCTTGATGAGTTATTTGAGAAGGAAATTTTGTTGTGTGAAGATGGTTGTACGCCTCTTGCTGCAGCGTATAATCCCATTTTTCGTAATTTATGTGCAAATGGGAAGACTAAGAAAGCTGAGAGAGTGTTCAGGCAGCTAATGAAACGAGGGATACAAGATCCTTCGGCTTataaaactttgattttgggGCATTGTAAGGAAGGGACGGTTGAAGATGGGCATAAACTCTTGGTCTTGATGTTGAGGAGAAGTTTTGTCCCTGATGCCGAGATTTATGAATCACTAATAGAAGGTCTTCTATGTAGGGGGCAACCAAACCTCGCCTACGACACCTTGGAAAAGATGTCGAATGGTTCCCATCTTCCAAGAACATCCACATTCCACCGTGTTCTTATGGAACTTTTCAAAAAggattcttctcatgaatcggCTTGCTTGATTATGCTAATGTTAGACAAAAAGATTAGACCAAACATCAATCTCTCAACAGATGCAATCAAAGTGATCTTCAGGAGTGGTGCACAGAAAAAGGCATTTCAGCTTGTTAGGAGTCTCTATAAAAATGGTTACATAGTCCGTATAGAAGAACTGATTGTGTCACTTTGCAAGGATAGAAAGTTCATGGAGGCAAGTGAATTGCTCATGTTCAGCCTGGAAAATGACCAGACTGTCGATATTGCCATATGCAATACTGTTTTAACGGGTCTCTGTAAAGGCCACAGGCTATCAGAAGCATTCAACCTTTACTATGAATTGTTAGAGAAGGGTATAGAACAACCTTCAAGCTGCATTGAAGAGTTGAGAATCGGTCTCGAAGCTGAAGGAAAATTGAGGGAAGCCGAATTCGTTGCCAAAAGATTACTGAACTAA